GGTGGAGACCACCGAGGCCGGGCGCGCGCTGGTGCGCCACATCCGCAGCCTCAACGCCTCCCTGCATGCGCTGGAGAGCGAGGTGGTGGAGTTCAGCCGCGGCATCAAGGGCCATCTGCGGGTGGCTGCCAACGCCGCGGCCATCGCCGAGTCCCTGCCCGGTGACCTGGCGGCCTTCTCGCGCGAGCATCCGCAGATCCGCATCAGCCTGGAAGACCTGACCAGCGCAGAAGTGCAGGCCGCCGTGGCCGATGGCCGCGCCGACGTGGGCATCTTCGTCGGCCCCGCCACCGATGGCCGCCTGAGCACCTGGCCCTACCGCGCGGGTGACCTGGCCGTGGCCCTGCCGCGCGGCCATGTGCTGGCCGGTTCGGGGCAGGCCCTGACCTTCGACCAACTGCTCGATTTCGACATCGTCGGGCTGCCCAGCGGCGCTTCGGTGCACCAGCGCATGCTGCAGCGTGCCCTGGAGGCCGGCCGCACCCTGAATGCGCGCCTGCAGGTGCGCGGCTTCGATGCCATTGCCCAGTTGGTGGACGCCGGCCTGGGGGTGGCGGTGCTGCCCGCGGCCGTGGCCAGACGCTTTGAGCGCCTGTTCGCCATCGAGGTGCGTCCGCTGGACGAGCCCTGGGCGCACCGACGCTACCTGCTGGCCGCGCGCAGCCAGCCCGTGCTGCCCACCGTGGTGCAGCGTTTCATCGACGCCCTGGTGGCCCGTGCCGCCGAGGCCTGAATCCCCGACAATCCCGCCTCTGGCTTTTTCGCCATTTCTCCCGCCACAGAAGCCCTTGCCATGACCGCTCGCACCCTCTACGACAAGCTGTGGGACGACCACGTCGTCCACACCGAGGAAGACGGCACCGCCGTGCTCTACATCGACCGCCAGCTGCTGCACGAAGTGACCAGCCCGCAGGCCTTCGAGGGCCTGGATCTGGCCGGCCGCAAGGTCTGGCGCCTGTCGGCCAACCTGGCGGTGAGTGACCACAACGTGCCCACCACCGACCGCAGCCACGGCATCGCCGACCCGGTCTCCAAGCTGCAGGTGGACACGCTGGACGCCAACTGCGACCGCAACGGCATCACCCAGTTCAAGATGGGCGACATCCGCCAGGGCATCGTCCACGTGATCGGCCCGGAGCAGGGCGCCACGCTGCCCGGCATGACGGTGGTCTGCGGCGACAGCCACACCTCGACCCACGGGGCCTTCGGTGCGCTGGCCCACGGCATCGGCACGTCTGAAGTGGAGCATGTGCTGGCCACCCAGACCCTGCTGGCCAAAAAGGCCAAGAACATGCTGGTCAAGGTGGAAGGCGCGCTGCCCAAGGGCTGCGGCGCCAAGGACATCGTGCTGGCCATCATCGGCAAGATCGGCACGGCCGGCGGCACCGGCTACACCATCGAGTTTGCCGGCTCGGCCATCCGCGCCCTGAGCATGGAAGGCCGCATGACGGTGTGCAACATGGCCATCGAGGCGGGTGCCCGTGCCGGCCTCGTGGCGGTGGACGACACCACGATCAACTACGTCAAGGGCCGCCCCTTCAGTCCCAGCGGTGTGGAGCTGGAGCAGGCCATCGCCTACTGGCGCACGCTGCACTCCGACCCCGGCGCCCACTTCGACAAGGTGGTCGAGCTGGACGCCGCACAGATCCGCCCGCAGGTCACCTGGGGCACCTCGCCCGAGATGGTGCTGTCCATCGAGGACCGCGTGCCCGATCCCGACAAGGAGAAGGACGCTGTCAAGCGCGACGCCATGGAGCGCGCGCTGACCTACATGGGCCTGGAGCCCAACAAGGCGCTGGCCGACGTGCGCATCGACAAGGTCTTCATCGGCTCCTGCACCAACAGCCGCATCGAGGACATGCGCGAGGCCGCTGCGGTGGTCAAGCGCGTGGGCGGGCGCATCGCCGCCAACGTCAAGCTGGCGCTGGTGGTGCCGGGTTCGGGCCTGGTGAAGGCGCAGGCCGAGGCCGAGGGCCTGGACCAGGTCTTCAAGGCCGCCGGCTTCGAGTGGCGCGAGCCGGGCTGCAGCATGTGCCTGGCCATGAATGCCGACCGGCTGGAGCCGGGCGAGCGCTGCGCCTCCACCTCCAACCGCAATTTCGAGGGCCGTCAGGGCGCGGGGGGCCGCACCCACCTGGTCAGCCCGGCCATGGCCGCTGCCGCCGCGATGGCCGGCCACTTCGTGGACGTTCGTCGCATCGCCTGAAGGAGTTTCCCGTGATCAAGAAGCTGCTGTTCGTGCTGGCCGGTCTGTCGGTGGTGCTGCTGACCGCCTGCAACACCATCGAGGGCATGGGCAAGGACATCCAGAAGGCCGGCGAGAGCATCGAAGGCGCGGCCAAGAAGAAGTGAGGCACTGACATGGACCAATTCACCGTGCACAAGGGCCTGGTGGCCCCGATGGACCGCGAGAACGTCGACACCGACGCGATCATCCCCAAGCAATTCCTGAAGTCGATCAAGCGGACCGGCTTCGGTCCCAACCTGTTCGACGAGTGGCGCTACCTGGACCACGGCGAGCCCGGCCAGGACCCGGCCACGCGCAAGCCCAACCCGGACTTCGTGCTGAACCAGCCGCGCTACCAGGGTGCCTCGGTGCTGCTGGCGCGCGCCAATTTCGGTTGCGGCTCCAGCCGTGAGCATGCCCCCTGGGCGCTGCAGCAGTACGGCTTCCGCGCCATCCTGGCGCCCAGCTTTGCCGACATCTTCTTCAACAACTGCTTCAAGAACGGCGTGCTGCCCATCGTGCTGCCGGCCTCGCAGATTGCCCGCCTGTTCGACGAGGTGGCGGCCTTCCCGGGCTACCAGCTGACCATCGATCTGCCGCGGCAGGTGGTGGTGAAGGCCGACGGCACGGAACTGCCTTTCGACGTCCAGCCCTTCCGCAAGTACTGCCTGGTCAACGGTTTCGACGACATCGGCCTGACCCTG
This sequence is a window from Ideonella dechloratans. Protein-coding genes within it:
- a CDS encoding LysR family transcriptional regulator yields the protein MRFDLVTLNLVLAIAETRNITRAAEREHLALAAASKRLKDLETRLGVQLFERRARGVETTEAGRALVRHIRSLNASLHALESEVVEFSRGIKGHLRVAANAAAIAESLPGDLAAFSREHPQIRISLEDLTSAEVQAAVADGRADVGIFVGPATDGRLSTWPYRAGDLAVALPRGHVLAGSGQALTFDQLLDFDIVGLPSGASVHQRMLQRALEAGRTLNARLQVRGFDAIAQLVDAGLGVAVLPAAVARRFERLFAIEVRPLDEPWAHRRYLLAARSQPVLPTVVQRFIDALVARAAEA
- the leuC gene encoding 3-isopropylmalate dehydratase large subunit produces the protein MTARTLYDKLWDDHVVHTEEDGTAVLYIDRQLLHEVTSPQAFEGLDLAGRKVWRLSANLAVSDHNVPTTDRSHGIADPVSKLQVDTLDANCDRNGITQFKMGDIRQGIVHVIGPEQGATLPGMTVVCGDSHTSTHGAFGALAHGIGTSEVEHVLATQTLLAKKAKNMLVKVEGALPKGCGAKDIVLAIIGKIGTAGGTGYTIEFAGSAIRALSMEGRMTVCNMAIEAGARAGLVAVDDTTINYVKGRPFSPSGVELEQAIAYWRTLHSDPGAHFDKVVELDAAQIRPQVTWGTSPEMVLSIEDRVPDPDKEKDAVKRDAMERALTYMGLEPNKALADVRIDKVFIGSCTNSRIEDMREAAAVVKRVGGRIAANVKLALVVPGSGLVKAQAEAEGLDQVFKAAGFEWREPGCSMCLAMNADRLEPGERCASTSNRNFEGRQGAGGRTHLVSPAMAAAAAMAGHFVDVRRIA
- a CDS encoding entericidin A/B family lipoprotein; amino-acid sequence: MIKKLLFVLAGLSVVLLTACNTIEGMGKDIQKAGESIEGAAKKK
- the leuD gene encoding 3-isopropylmalate dehydratase small subunit, producing MDQFTVHKGLVAPMDRENVDTDAIIPKQFLKSIKRTGFGPNLFDEWRYLDHGEPGQDPATRKPNPDFVLNQPRYQGASVLLARANFGCGSSREHAPWALQQYGFRAILAPSFADIFFNNCFKNGVLPIVLPASQIARLFDEVAAFPGYQLTIDLPRQVVVKADGTELPFDVQPFRKYCLVNGFDDIGLTLRHADKIKAYEAERLARMPWLNHRLPG